The Quercus lobata isolate SW786 chromosome 9, ValleyOak3.0 Primary Assembly, whole genome shotgun sequence region CCCCAGCACAACACAAATCACATTTTATGCCTATTATTATTCCATATCTGGTCATTTGTAAAAGCACACTGGTTACTTCAATTTTAAGTTACATAACCTTGTTTCCTTTCATGTATCAACAGCTCAAATAGAAATTCATGATCATGGACCTTCATTTGTGATTTTACCTTCCACACTTAATCATAATACTCTATTCAGCATATATAAGTGGTGTATCACATGTTCCTAGTTGCAGGGGGCATGTGTAGTATTGAATGtgatgaaataaatttatagtgCAGCTACAGGCTTTGTCTGAGATGCATCTTTCTATTCACAGGTGGTTCATCCTGCAGACCTATGCTTTAAACTGCCAGACAATGTCAGCCTGGAGGAAGGGGCTATGTGTGAACCCTTAAGTGTTGGTGTTCATGCTTGCCGACGAGCAAATATTGGTCCTGAAACAAATGTTTTGGTCATGGGAGCTGGACCCATGGGGCTTGTTACAACGCTAGCAGCTCGTGCTTTTGGGGCACCCAGAATTGTTATCGTGGATGTGGATGATCACCGTTTAGCTGTGGCAAAAGAGCTTGGTGCAGATGAGATTGTTAAAGTTTCACCAAATATTCAGGTTTTCATTATTCTAGTTTATACAATTTTCTACAAGTTAATTTTATGCAGTGTGCATCAGATCCATCTCCCACTCCCAAGTCCCACCCCcttttaaaaggaaaacaacatGACAATATCTTCATCTTGTAAAATTGCTCAATTTTCATTACtgttttcaagttttattgTGCAATATAGGAAAGGACCATATCCTGAAGATCTGACCTCCTTAGTCAATCTCAGTTCTTTGATTAAAgttacaaaataagtttttgacaatttttttcactccTTCGCAGCCTCTAACTCACACAAATAAAAATGTTGTTATTGCTTCTAACATGAAAAGAAGGATGGCTCTGTTAGTTAGATCAAACTTTCAAtcaagcttttctttttctttttctttttttcctaatgattttaaaattttaacctttttcttttattctcaaAATTGATCCTTATTCATATTCTTCTTTTGTTGAAAGAGggataaaagaaattaaaaccaATGATGTACAGCTTCTTCAGTTTTATACTAAATCCATCTTGTATCAGTTTTTATCTGCTCTTATAAAGCTTTGGTTCATTGTTCTTCCTTTAGTATCGATAATGTTGAGGATCCATGTCTCTTCTAGTGGTTGTTGCTAGAAGTCTCCATTGCTATTTTTAACTTCATTATTTTACAGGATGTTGCTGAAGAAGTATCACAGATACAAAAAGCTATGGAAGCTGGAGTCGATGTGAGTTTTGATTGTGCAGGCTTCAACAAAACCACGTCAACAGCACTGAGCGCCACTCGTGCAGGTGGAAAAGTTTGCCTTGTGGGAATTGGTCATGGTGAGATGACTATCCCACTCACTCCAGCTGCTGTGAGGTATTTGATTTAATCATGAACAACCATTTTTGTGTTGAGAAATTATTCAGAGTTTACCAATAATTAAGGTCTTTTGAATAATTTATGTGAAAATTGGAGCCTCATCATACAAATTGGAAAGTTTGCAAGATATTTGAAATAGTGATGGAAAATTTGGTATTAGTTCTGGTTGGAGTATAAGAATTGGATGTAATGGAAAAGGGAAAGGGCAGATATTTgcatttaaattattatttggaaGAATTGATAAGTCTGTCAATCATTTGAGTAGTAGTCACTACTCACTATAAATAggcataattttttaaacagtgTACAATAAGAATGTCAGCTAGGAGTTAGGATGTCTCGAGAATTTGGAGAAAGTTTTGAAAGTGAAATTTGTATCATATAATCATATGAATTTGCAAAAATGAGTTTACTTTTtcactctttgattttttggtaACTAACAGCTATGGTTTTCTATTTCTTATAGGGAGGTTGATGTGGTTGGCATCATCCGTTATAAGAACACATGGCCGCTATGCCTTGAGTTTATAAGTAGTGGTAAGATCGACGTGAAGCCCGTTATAACCCACAGGTTTGGGTTCTCTCAGAAAGAGGTGGAAGAAGCCTTTGAAACTAGTGCTGGTGGTGGTAATGCAATTAAGGTCATGTTTAATCTATAAAGTCTGCCATTGCCTATGGGATTATGGGACCGGCTTTGCATGAACATAGAACTCAGTTTACTTGTTATAAttaaaagaggaagaaagagaaaatactagcttatgaatataaataattatctcagcTAGTGGCTTGTATAAAAACTTGTTCTTACAGTGAATAATTATTTTCCTCttgctttcaaatttttttgtattttgacaGAGGTATTTTAGCATTCATTTAGTAGAAGATCGTTAAATTCTTCTATTTTAACCATTATGATTGTAAACCTACACCTTGTGCTGATGAATAGGTTTCTTCAACAGATGAGGGCTGATAGAAAGGGGATAAGTGAAATGTAAGGATAAGAATGAAGCTTGACAAAGCCTGATAATCTATGGGATTGAAGagagattttcaatttctcgaGTCCACATGTACTCTTGTTTTCTTAGTGCTTTAAGAGATTGCAAAAAAAGTATCTCTCAAGTTGATCAGTCCCTTATAATATTGAATGAAGAAACTCTCTGTTCCAAACCCTGTAGAAGTGGGAATTGTGTGCACTGTTTACAAAGGTTTAGGTCTGACTCAGGTATATCCAAGTTTGGTTGGTGCAAACAGTTGCTTTGAGTTGGGTCGTTGAAACCTGAGTTGATGAGATCTGTGTCCCTAAAAATATGAACCTAAAATCTGTTCCCCCTAGGCCAAGGCCACAATGTGGTGTCTTAGTCGTAGGATGGCTTTTTGCTGACCATAGAAACTGGGAAACCAAGTTCTGTCAGTTCCTCTTAAAATCTTTGAATACCATACTGAACATCCACCCTTAAGACATTAAGCTTAACACAGACTAATGTGGCATGAAATGCAAGCAATATTTttaaggataaagtttagctataaaattggttgcAACCTAAGGCCATAACCTGCTTATtatcattaacattactacatatttcaaaaatctaaccattggattgcatgtttatgcataattttaaagtacaaaagcttgaaatttaaacaatttattgatgacatagctattgatttttaattttttagaaattttgcaagcatggaggttataaaaagaaaatgtaattcaatggttgatttgtcaaaattcacatataataaaaagatattaaataaagttgtagtcttaggctacaGTAGCTAAACGTTGT contains the following coding sequences:
- the LOC115960266 gene encoding sorbitol dehydrogenase isoform X1, which translates into the protein MGKGGMSHGNAGEAKDGEEENMAAWLLGINTLKIQPFKLPPLGPHDVKIRMKAVGICASDVHYLKTLRCADFIVKEPMVIGHECAGIIEEVGSEVKKLVPGDRVALEPGISCWRCNLCKEGRYNLCPDMKSFATPPVHGSLANQVVHPADLCFKLPDNVSLEEGAMCEPLSVGVHACRRANIGPETNVLVMGAGPMGLVTTLAARAFGAPRIVIVDVDDHRLAVAKELGADEIVKVSPNIQDVAEEVSQIQKAMEAGVDVSFDCAGFNKTTSTALSATRAGGKVCLVGIGHGEMTIPLTPAAVREVDVVGIIRYKNTWPLCLEFISSGKIDVKPVITHRFGFSQKEVEEAFETSAGGGNAIKVMFNL
- the LOC115960266 gene encoding sorbitol dehydrogenase isoform X2, with translation MKAVGICASDVHYLKTLRCADFIVKEPMVIGHECAGIIEEVGSEVKKLVPGDRVALEPGISCWRCNLCKEGRYNLCPDMKSFATPPVHGSLANQVVHPADLCFKLPDNVSLEEGAMCEPLSVGVHACRRANIGPETNVLVMGAGPMGLVTTLAARAFGAPRIVIVDVDDHRLAVAKELGADEIVKVSPNIQDVAEEVSQIQKAMEAGVDVSFDCAGFNKTTSTALSATRAGGKVCLVGIGHGEMTIPLTPAAVREVDVVGIIRYKNTWPLCLEFISSGKIDVKPVITHRFGFSQKEVEEAFETSAGGGNAIKVMFNL